GGTCTCGCCGTCGGGCGTAAGCAACATTTGATCAAGCTGTTCAATCGGCTCAGCAAACAGGTGAGTCTTAGTTTGGCCGCCTTGTTGCCAGCGCACCATCACCCGGCCATCTTGATACCAACCAGCTAGGGTTAAACCACCGCGCTGAGCAACAGCAAACTGCTTTAGCTCGCTATCTGGGCGTTGCAGTCCAAACGCTGTTGAGGAGGTGGAAAGCTCGGGAGCGAAATCGCGACTGGTCTTCTTTAATACTGTGGTCAGTTGCGGCTTAACAAGGTCAACCTCCCCCGCTGGCGTTGCAAAAGCGAACCATCCATCGGCGGCAACCGTGCGCGCAAATAGGCTGTTTTCAGGCCCGATCTGCTGACTCAAAACCGGTTGAGTGGCGCTTGATGTCAGCGACCAGAAATCGATAAAACCTTGCTTGGAAATAAGAAAGACGTGCTCGCCATAGTCATCGATACCAGCAGCAATCACCTCAGGTGTGGTTACCGTTTGGCTATGCGTATTTGGGGTAATTTTGGCGTCACTAAACAGCGGCAATACCATGATCGCCAAGTAGACAAAGATCAGTACCAGCGCAGCCAGTACACCAACGCCACCAGCAGAAACGGCAAGACGGACTAATCTATCTTTGATCAGTCGCTTTCTGTCTCGCTCTCGTAAAGAGAATTCTGCTTTGGTCATCAGTTTCGCTTACCTATTTTCGTCCGAGGGTATAATATTTCTATTAGGTGACAATTATATTACAGATCGCAATAAACAACTGAAAACAATGCAATAAAAAAATGCAATAAAAGTGTCATACAAAGACCTTAAGTTGCTAGCCCACAGGGTTACACAGTGAGCTCGATCTCTTCAAACAAAGGATTGGAGTATGCGATGAGTACAGAAAAACTGTATATCGAAAAAGAACTTAGTTGGCTGTCATTCAATGAACGCGTGTTGCAAGAAGCCGCGGATAAACAGGTGCCGTTAATTGAAAGGATTCGATTCCTTGGCATATTTTCCAACAACTTAGATGAGTTTTACAAAGTCAGGTTTGCCGATGTCAAACGACGCATTCTTATCAATCAAGAGCGTGGCGGCAACGACAACTCTAAGCACTTGTTGACCAAAATGCAGACCAAGGCGCTAAAACTCAACGAACGTTTTGACGAGTTGTACGCCGAACTGATCCGTGAAATGGCGCGGCGACGCATATTTTTAGTCAACGAAACCCAGTTGAGCGAAGCCCAGCAAAAATGGGTGATCAAATATTTTCGCCGTGAAGTCCTGCCGCACATCACCCCACTGCTGATGCGTGACGATATCGACGTGCTCGAGTTCCTTAAAGATGAATACGCCTATATCGCGGTCGAACTCAAACATCAACAGCAAAACCAGTATGCCCTGATTGAGATCCCAACCGACCACTTGCCTCGATTCGTCACCGTTCCCGAGCAAAAAGGCAAAAGACGTAAAACCATCATCTTGCTCGATAACATCATTCGTTACTGTTTAGACGAATTGTTCAGTGGCTTTTTTGACTATGACGAACTCAACGGCTACGCGATGAAAATGACACGCGACGCCGAGTATGACTTAAGTCATGAAGTGGACCACAGTCTACTTGAGCAAATGTCAGAAGGCTTGAGCCAACGTTTGACCGCCATGCCAGTGCGCTTTGTGTATCAAAGAGATATGCCACAAGAAATGCTGAGTTTTCTGTGCGATAAATTACAAATTTCTAACTATGACAGCTTGATTCCTGGCGGTCGCTATCACAACTTCAAAGACTTTATCGCTTTTCCCAATATGGGCCGGGACTACCTAGAAAACAAACCGCTGCCCCCGATGCAATGTGCAGATTTTGACGGATTTGCCAACAAATTTGATGCCATCCGCGCCCAAGATATCCTGCTGTATTATCCTTACCATACCTTCGAGCACATTAGTGAGCTGGTCCGCCAAGCCTCATTTGACCCAAAAGTTATCGGGATCAAAATCAATATCTATCGTGTCGCCAAAGATTCGCGTTTGATGAACTCTCTGATTGACGCGGTGCACAATGGCAAAAGCGTCACCGTTGTGGTTGAGCTGCAAGCACGCTTTGACGAAGAGGCCAATATCGAGTGGTCTCGGGTGCTAACCGAGGCTGGCGTTGAAGTGGTGTTTGGCGCTCCCGGTTTGAAAATTCACTCTAAGTTGCTGCTAATAAGCCGCCGTGAGAACGAGGAGATTGTCGACTACGCCCATATCGGTACAGGTAACTTTCATGAAAAAACCGCACGAATTTATACCGATTTCTCGCTACTCACCGCCGATCCCGAGCTGACCCGTGAAGTGCGCAATGTGTTCGGCTACATCGAGAACCCCTACCGTCCGGTGCGCTTCAATCATTTGATTGTCTCGCCGCGTAACTCTCGTAAGCAGCTGTACCGACTGATCGACAACGAAATTGCCAACGCAAAACTAGGCAAAAAAGCGGCGCTAACTGTCAAAATCAATAACTTGGTTGATAAAGGCTTGGTCAACAAACTCTATGGGGCCAGCGCTTCTGGGGTTGAGATCAAAATGATTATTCGTGGCATGTGCTCCTTGGTACCAGGCATCGAAGGGGTCAGTGACAACATCAAAATCATCAGTATTGTTGACCGATTTTTAGAGCACCCTCGAGTGATTATTGCCCATAATGACGGCGATCCTGCGGTGTACATTTCCTCGGCCGACTGGATGACGCGCAATCTCGATTACCGCATCGAAGTGGCTGCTCCGGTTCGTGATCCACGCCTTAAACAGCGCATTATTGATATCATTAACATCCACTTTACCGATACAGTAAAAGCCAGATGGATCGATAAAGAGATGAGCAACAGTTACGTCCCGCGCGGCAATCGCAAGAAAGTTCGCTCACAAATCGCGATTTACGACTATCTTAAAAATGTGGAAAAACAAACCAAGAATCAAAAACGTAAACAACCACTGACCAGCGAGCAGCCAGATCAGTCATTAAATTAGGTTAGCGCTATGAACCAAACTGCGGAAATACGTGATGTCGCCGCCATCGACCTAGGGTCTAACAGCTTCCACATGGTGGTGGCACGCGTGGTCGATCAAGATTTACAACTGGTCAGTCGCCACAAACAGCGGGTGCGACTTGCTGCCGGTTTGGATGGACAAAAAAATCTCGACAATGCCTCCATTGAGCGTGGATTAGAGTGCTTAGCCATGTTTGCCGAGCGCCTGCAAGGTTTTGACGAGCAAAATGTGCGAATTGCCGCTACCCACACCCTGCGTCAGGCCAACAACTCACATATCTTTTTGCAGCGCGCACGCGATGTGCTGCCGTTTCCGATTGAAATCATTCCGGGTGTCGAAGAGGCACGACTCATCTATCTCGGGGTTGCGCACACCCAGCCAGAGTCTGACTCAAAGTTAGTGATTGATATTGGCGGTGGCAGCACCGAAATCATCATCGGTCGTGGCTTTGAGCCTGAGCTTATCAACAGCAAACAGATGGGCTGTGTCAGTTACACCCAAGAGCATTTTGCCAACGGTAAATTGTCGAAGAAGAACTTTGCCAAAGCGACGCTTGCCGCAGAGCAAAGGTTGGAGTCTATCGCTCATCGTTACAAAAAAAAGGGCTGGGATATCGCTTTTGGTTCGTCCGGTACCATTAAAGCTATCCGCGAGGTATTGATTGGCCTTGGCTATGAAGATGGATTGGTCACGACAAAACGACTGGATAAGTTAGTCGCTAAACTGTGTGAATGGAGCACCATCGACGACATCGAGCTGGCCGGTCTGACACCTGAGCGCAAACCCGTCTTTGCTGCAGGAGTCGCGATTCTACACGCCATCATGGCGAGCTTAAACATCACTGAGCTGCACTTTTCTGAAGGGGCGCTGCGCGAAGGGTTACTGTTTGAGATGGAAGACAGCTTCAAACGTTCAGATATCCGTATGCGTACCACAGAAAACCTTGCATCGAAGCACTTGGTTGATTTAGACCACGCCGCCAAAATTAAAGGCCATGCGCGTGAACTGTTTCAGCAGATCCACAAAGAGGTTGGGATCAAAAAAAGCTCACAATTGGTTGATCTGCTTGAGTGGAGCGCGCTGCTACATGAAGTGGGGCTGAGTATCAGTCTACAAGCGTTTCATCGCCACTCTACCTACATTCTTCGCCATACTTACATGCCAGGCTTTAACCGCGAGCAACAGCAAGTTCTCGCCATGCTGGTGCGTTTCCAGCGCAAAGCGCTCAAACTCAATGAAATGGAAGAGTTTAGTCTCTATGACAAGGACGATGTGATTAACTTGATACGGGTTTTGCGTATCGCGATTATTCTCAACGGACAGCGTAACGAAGAGCCCATCGACACTCCAAGCTTAACCATTGACGGTGACAATTGGACATTGAGCAGTAATGATCCCCAATGGCTGGATGACAACAAGTTACTGCACGCCGATTTTCTCACCGAACAAGCCTACTGGCAAAATGCAGGCTGGCAGTTAGATCTCGAGCCGCTGCCTAATCCGTAATACCGACTTTAGCCAGTTCACGTTGCGCAATCTGTGGCGAGATGGCCACGTAACCGTCTTTAGCCACCAACGCTTGCCCTTGAGCAGAAAAGATAAAACGAATGAACTCTCGCTCAATAGGCCTCAGCGGTTTAAGCGGATGCTTGTTCACGTAAACATAGAGATAGCGTGATAGTGGGTACTCACCTGTTAAGATATTGCGCTGACTTGCCTCGATGTAATTGTTGCCTTGCTTAGCAATGGGCAACAATTTCACATCAGAGACTTGGTAACCGACCCCCGAATAACCAATGGTATTGATGGCAGAGCCAACAGACTGCACCACCGAAGCCGACCCCGGCTGCTCATTGACACTGTTTTTGAAGTCGCCGCCACATAAAGCGTGTTTTTTAAAATAGCCGTAAGTCCCCGACACCGAGTTGCGACCGAACATCTGAATACCGCGCCTCGCCCATTGATAGTCCAACCCTAAGTCTGACCACGTTTTTATCTGCTCAGTGGAGCCACAACGTAATGTGGCTGAGAAAATGCTATCGAGCTGGGTAAAATTGAGCCCTTGAATCGGATTGTCTCGATGAACAAAAATACCGATCGCGTCGATCGCCACTCTTAACGCGGTAGGCTTATACCCATGCTCGTTTTCAAAAGCTTCAATTTCGCGATTGCGCATCGGCCGGCTCATTGGGCCAAATTGCGCGGTACGCTCTGTTAATGCCGGTGGCGCCGTTGAGGAGCCTGAGGCTTGGACTTGGCCATTGACGCTTGGGTAAAGGCGTTTGAACTCCTCAACCCATAATGTCGTCATGCCGGCTAAGGTATCAGAGCCTATGCTGGTGATAGTACCGGTAATGCCTGGCACTTTTTGATAGGGCTCAAGTTGCTGCTGGGCCAAGGCAGAACACGCAGTCAGCCACATCACAACCGCAAGCACGACTCTCATCATTTCACCACCAGCCTAGATGGCAGCACAAACGAAAACTTACTACCAACGCCGACTTCACTGTGAATTTCAAGATGCGAGTCATGGTGAGACAGAGCATGTTTAACGATAGCCAGCCCTAATCCACTGCCGCCGGTATCCCGCGAGCGGGCCTTATCAACCCGATAAAAACGCTCGGTTAAACGATGTAAATGCTGCGGCTCTATACCATCACCACTATCTTCGACTTCAAGGTGGGCACCTTGAGAGGTGTGATACCAGCGGACACGGATATCCGCTCCAGCAGGCGTATACTTAACTGCGTTGTACACCAAGTTGGAAATCGCACTGCGTAACTGATCATCATCGCCCAATACGCGCAGCTCTTTATCCACTTCAAAACGCAGCTTGTGCTCAGCCTCGCCACTTAAGCTGACGGCTTCTTTTTCCAGCACTTCAAGCATGGCCGGGACATTGACAACTTCATCCAGTTCATGCATCGGTGCCGCTTCAATCTTGGACAAGGTCAACAACTGATTCACCAAGCTGTTCATCCGGTTAAGCTGCTCAGTCATCACGCCGTGGGCTTTGGTCCACATCGGGCCGACAACCATATCCGGGTCTTCAGTCATTTCAAGGTAGCCTTGCAATACCGTCATCGGCGTGCGCAATTCGTGAGAGACATTGGCGAAGAAGTTACGACGCATCCCTTCTAGCTGCTTGAGCTGGCTTACATCACGAACCACCATCAGATGCTCGCCTTCAGTGTAGGGAACGATCCGCAGTTCGAGCATTCGCTCAACGTTGAGCGGTGAGCGCATCTCCAGCGGCTCTGAAAAGTTTTTCTTACTTAGGTATTTGATAAAATCAGGGGTGCGAATCAAGTTTGAGATTGGCTGGCCGGAGTCATCAGGCCATTTGAAACCAAGTAGGTGCTGGGCGAGCTTGTTGCACCAGACAATATTCCCTTCGGCGCGAAACACCACCACCGCATCCGGGAGCGATTCGGCACCGTTGCGGAAGCGACGAATTAAGTTAGTCAGCTCTTTGCGTTTTTTACGCTGGCGCTGTTGCAAACGATAGATGCCGTTAAACAGCGACTCCCAGTTACCACTGCCAGAAGGTGGGGTTAAGCGTTTTTCATCCCACAACCAAGCGGAGAGACGCATTTGATTGTGCAGATGCCATACAAGCTGCAAAACCGTGGCCGCTAACAGCAACCACGGCATATGACCGAAAATCCAACCAACAATCACCCAAGGGGTGTAAAAAAAAGCCAGCTCCCAGGCTAGCTTTTTCCAAGTTAACCGTTCTACCACTTACCTCTCCGCTTGTGTCGTTACCCAACTAGGCTTTGGTTGAAAAACGGTAGCCTGCACCGCGCACCGTTTGAATCAGCTTATCGTGCCCCGCCGCTTCAAGCGCTTTGCGCAGGCGACGAATGTGTACATCCACCGTTCGGTCTTCCACATAAACATTGGTGCCCCAAACGTTGTTGAGCAGTTGTTCACGGCTGTACACGCGCTCTTGGTGGGTCATAAAGAAGTGCAGCATCTTAAATTCGGTTGGGCCCATATCCAATGGTTCATCATTGGCCGTCACTCGATGCGATACAGGGTCTAGCTTCAGCCCTTGCACATCAATCACATCTTCCAGTGCCGTTGGCGTTACGCGGCGAATCACCGCTTTAAGGCGTGCCACCAACTCTTTTGGTGAGAAAGGTTTAGTGATGTAGTCATCCGCGCCCACTTCAAGTCCACGGACTTTATCTTCTTCTTCACCACGCGCAGTCAGCATCACCACTGGAATATTTCGGGTAAGCTCTTCACGCTTCATATGTTTGATAAAATTAATACCGCTGCCGCCAGGCAACATCCAATCTAGTAATACTAGATCAGGGAAGGGTTCAGCCAGTTTTGTTACCGCGCTGTCGTAGTCTTCTGCTTCAACCGCTTGATAACCTTTCTGTTCTAAAACAAAGCATAACATTTCACGGATTGGCGCTTCGTCTTCAACAACTAGAATCCTTCTAGACATAATCAAATAACCTTGTGTGAGTTGATACCAAACAGTATAAATATCTGGTCATTCTTGCTGGTTAAAATCGCTGATATCGTCGTTATAGATTTTGTAGGTAGATCAACTAGCTAGCTGCAATCTATGCCTTGCTCTCAGCGATTTTTCCTGCGCAATTTTCTGAACACCTATTCATCCCGTTTGGTATGAGTTATTTAGGGCCACCTGCCCTTGTGCAACGCTAAGCATTATCACTAGCAATTATGACACTTTTGTGACCTTTGAAAACAAATTTTCATATAACTTTCATCCCATTATTGCGTGTTTGCAGTAAGACAAGCCGCGAAAAAGTCTTTATCATGAGCCCCCAAACTTTAGGTATAGAGAAAGAGTATGTGGTTTAAAAACTGTCTGGTTTATCGTTTTAACCGTGATATTGAA
The sequence above is drawn from the Vibrio sinaloensis genome and encodes:
- the ppk1 gene encoding polyphosphate kinase 1, which encodes MSTEKLYIEKELSWLSFNERVLQEAADKQVPLIERIRFLGIFSNNLDEFYKVRFADVKRRILINQERGGNDNSKHLLTKMQTKALKLNERFDELYAELIREMARRRIFLVNETQLSEAQQKWVIKYFRREVLPHITPLLMRDDIDVLEFLKDEYAYIAVELKHQQQNQYALIEIPTDHLPRFVTVPEQKGKRRKTIILLDNIIRYCLDELFSGFFDYDELNGYAMKMTRDAEYDLSHEVDHSLLEQMSEGLSQRLTAMPVRFVYQRDMPQEMLSFLCDKLQISNYDSLIPGGRYHNFKDFIAFPNMGRDYLENKPLPPMQCADFDGFANKFDAIRAQDILLYYPYHTFEHISELVRQASFDPKVIGIKINIYRVAKDSRLMNSLIDAVHNGKSVTVVVELQARFDEEANIEWSRVLTEAGVEVVFGAPGLKIHSKLLLISRRENEEIVDYAHIGTGNFHEKTARIYTDFSLLTADPELTREVRNVFGYIENPYRPVRFNHLIVSPRNSRKQLYRLIDNEIANAKLGKKAALTVKINNLVDKGLVNKLYGASASGVEIKMIIRGMCSLVPGIEGVSDNIKIISIVDRFLEHPRVIIAHNDGDPAVYISSADWMTRNLDYRIEVAAPVRDPRLKQRIIDIINIHFTDTVKARWIDKEMSNSYVPRGNRKKVRSQIAIYDYLKNVEKQTKNQKRKQPLTSEQPDQSLN
- the ppx gene encoding exopolyphosphatase, giving the protein MNQTAEIRDVAAIDLGSNSFHMVVARVVDQDLQLVSRHKQRVRLAAGLDGQKNLDNASIERGLECLAMFAERLQGFDEQNVRIAATHTLRQANNSHIFLQRARDVLPFPIEIIPGVEEARLIYLGVAHTQPESDSKLVIDIGGGSTEIIIGRGFEPELINSKQMGCVSYTQEHFANGKLSKKNFAKATLAAEQRLESIAHRYKKKGWDIAFGSSGTIKAIREVLIGLGYEDGLVTTKRLDKLVAKLCEWSTIDDIELAGLTPERKPVFAAGVAILHAIMASLNITELHFSEGALREGLLFEMEDSFKRSDIRMRTTENLASKHLVDLDHAAKIKGHARELFQQIHKEVGIKKSSQLVDLLEWSALLHEVGLSISLQAFHRHSTYILRHTYMPGFNREQQQVLAMLVRFQRKALKLNEMEEFSLYDKDDVINLIRVLRIAIILNGQRNEEPIDTPSLTIDGDNWTLSSNDPQWLDDNKLLHADFLTEQAYWQNAGWQLDLEPLPNP
- a CDS encoding PstS family phosphate ABC transporter substrate-binding protein; translated protein: MWLTACSALAQQQLEPYQKVPGITGTITSIGSDTLAGMTTLWVEEFKRLYPSVNGQVQASGSSTAPPALTERTAQFGPMSRPMRNREIEAFENEHGYKPTALRVAIDAIGIFVHRDNPIQGLNFTQLDSIFSATLRCGSTEQIKTWSDLGLDYQWARRGIQMFGRNSVSGTYGYFKKHALCGGDFKNSVNEQPGSASVVQSVGSAINTIGYSGVGYQVSDVKLLPIAKQGNNYIEASQRNILTGEYPLSRYLYVYVNKHPLKPLRPIEREFIRFIFSAQGQALVAKDGYVAISPQIAQRELAKVGITD
- the phoR gene encoding phosphate regulon sensor histidine kinase PhoR, which translates into the protein MVERLTWKKLAWELAFFYTPWVIVGWIFGHMPWLLLAATVLQLVWHLHNQMRLSAWLWDEKRLTPPSGSGNWESLFNGIYRLQQRQRKKRKELTNLIRRFRNGAESLPDAVVVFRAEGNIVWCNKLAQHLLGFKWPDDSGQPISNLIRTPDFIKYLSKKNFSEPLEMRSPLNVERMLELRIVPYTEGEHLMVVRDVSQLKQLEGMRRNFFANVSHELRTPMTVLQGYLEMTEDPDMVVGPMWTKAHGVMTEQLNRMNSLVNQLLTLSKIEAAPMHELDEVVNVPAMLEVLEKEAVSLSGEAEHKLRFEVDKELRVLGDDDQLRSAISNLVYNAVKYTPAGADIRVRWYHTSQGAHLEVEDSGDGIEPQHLHRLTERFYRVDKARSRDTGGSGLGLAIVKHALSHHDSHLEIHSEVGVGSKFSFVLPSRLVVK
- the phoB gene encoding phosphate regulon transcriptional regulator PhoB — encoded protein: MSRRILVVEDEAPIREMLCFVLEQKGYQAVEAEDYDSAVTKLAEPFPDLVLLDWMLPGGSGINFIKHMKREELTRNIPVVMLTARGEEEDKVRGLEVGADDYITKPFSPKELVARLKAVIRRVTPTALEDVIDVQGLKLDPVSHRVTANDEPLDMGPTEFKMLHFFMTHQERVYSREQLLNNVWGTNVYVEDRTVDVHIRRLRKALEAAGHDKLIQTVRGAGYRFSTKA